CTTCGCCACATCATCCCATTTTTCCTCAAAACCCGCTAACTTAGCATAGTCCTTAAACATGACATAATCCGGCGTTTCCTTTTTATCGCCTCGACCATAAAACGGAATACCCATGACCAATTTCTCTTTCTTCACTCCAGCATTCATGTGAGCTTCCATGGCTTCAACCAAGGTTACCCGGCCAGATCGCTCCGATCTATACAAGCTATTATGTAGAAATGGCGGCAAAGTCACATCATACATCATCACATTCACAAAGTCAATGTAAGGATCGATCCCCTTAAAATCTATATACTTGGCATCAGCAATCGTAGCAAGTGTCAACAGTTTCTTTTTTCCAATCGTCTTTCTGATATCCCTCATAAGTTGTGTGAAATTATCGACATCATCCGGCGAAGAGGAAATTCCCGATTCGCTGCTGCTCGGATATTCCCAGTCCAAATCAATACCATCCAAATCAAAAGCCTGTACGATACGTTGGCAGTCCTTGGCAAAAGCTTCCCTGTTTTCGGCCGTTGCGGCCATCTCGCTGAAGCGACCGCTCCCCCATCCGCCAATAGAAAGTAATACTTTCAAATGTGGACTCTTCTTCTTCATGGCGACAACCTCGCGCAAACGAGATTCATTAGAAATTACGACTCCATTGAACGTCTTATTCACCTGACCAAACGCATAATTAATATGCGTGATCAAGTTCGGGTCCGGCAATGCCTTTGTCCCAGCGGTGACATATGAAATAATAAAAGGTTTTTGTTGTGCGTGCAACAACAAAGAAGCGCAGACAAAGAATGTGACTAGAATGGTGCGGTAAATTTGCATAGTGGTTAGGTTGAAAATTATACAGTAAGATATGCAATAAATAATTCCCAGCAAATAACAGCAAGTAACGTTTTTGTTCAACACAAGATCAACAAATCTCCTCCTATCCCCCGATATGCAACACAAAAAAGGCGCTGCAATTGCAACGCCTAAGGTCTTTATACTAAATACTAAGTACTAACTACTAGATTATTCTTTTTCTACTTGCATGTAGTTCAATTCAAGAGGAGTCTTACGACCGAATACTTTAACCATTACAGTTAACTTCTTCTTATCTTCATGTACCTCTTCAATTTCACCTGTAAATCCGTTGAAAGGACCGTCACTTACTTTTACAGTTTCACCTACATAGTAAGGAACATTGATACTTTCACCTTGCTCAGCCATTTCATCAACCTTACCTAAGATACGGTTAACTTCTGACGGACGTAAAGGAATTGCATTTCCGGCTTTATCACCTAAGAAACCAATTACGCTATTTACATTTTTGATTGCGTGTTCAATCTCACCATCCAATGCTGCTTCGATCAAAACGTATCCAGGGTAATAGTTACGTTCTTTAGCCACCTTTTTACCATCACGCATCTGGTAGTATTTCTCCATAGGGATTAATACTTGCGTAACAAGGTGTTGAATGCCTAAGCGATTGATTTCTGCCTCAAGATATTGTTTTACTTTCTTCTCTTTCCCGCTTACAGCACGTACCACGTACCATTTTAAACTTTGATCTGCCATACTAATATTGGATTAGAAAATTAAGCTCCCGTACCGTACAACAACTCCATAACGTTACTTGAAGCCTTGTCCATAATTAGGATAACGATCGCAATAATTAAGGACGCAACAAGCACGACTACAGCGTGACTTTGCAATTGAGACCAAGTAGGCCAAGTCACTTTTTCAGTAATCTCTGTATAAGAGTCTTTAATAAAATCAAGTACTTTTGCCATTTATAATTTTTCTAAGTTAATTGCACGGGCACTAGGATTCGAACCCAGATCGAAGGTTTTGGAGACCTCTATTCTACCTTTGAACTATGCCCGTGTAGCTTTTTATTTAACGTTGCA
The DNA window shown above is from Sphingobacterium hotanense and carries:
- a CDS encoding glycoside hydrolase family 18 protein, with product MQIYRTILVTFFVCASLLLHAQQKPFIISYVTAGTKALPDPNLITHINYAFGQVNKTFNGVVISNESRLREVVAMKKKSPHLKVLLSIGGWGSGRFSEMAATAENREAFAKDCQRIVQAFDLDGIDLDWEYPSSSESGISSSPDDVDNFTQLMRDIRKTIGKKKLLTLATIADAKYIDFKGIDPYIDFVNVMMYDVTLPPFLHNSLYRSERSGRVTLVEAMEAHMNAGVKKEKLVMGIPFYGRGDKKETPDYVMFKDYAKLAGFEEKWDDVAKVPYLLNEDGTLVFTFENVESLKLKAAYIKSQGLLGAMYWEFYGDDEQLSMSKALFESLN
- the nusG gene encoding transcription termination/antitermination protein NusG: MADQSLKWYVVRAVSGKEKKVKQYLEAEINRLGIQHLVTQVLIPMEKYYQMRDGKKVAKERNYYPGYVLIEAALDGEIEHAIKNVNSVIGFLGDKAGNAIPLRPSEVNRILGKVDEMAEQGESINVPYYVGETVKVSDGPFNGFTGEIEEVHEDKKKLTVMVKVFGRKTPLELNYMQVEKE
- the secE gene encoding preprotein translocase subunit SecE, which translates into the protein MAKVLDFIKDSYTEITEKVTWPTWSQLQSHAVVVLVASLIIAIVILIMDKASSNVMELLYGTGA